DNA from Rosa rugosa chromosome 6, drRosRugo1.1, whole genome shotgun sequence:
CGGTTAAACCCGGTTAGAAATGGATATATAcactccctttctctctcactAGTATTTCGTTCTTCTTCGATCTGTACCATCTTGCAAAATCCATCGATCAGACTCAATCGAGGGTTTTCTAAGCGCACATATCTGTTGACATGGTTTTACAAGGACAATCTGATCCTGTCAAACTTCGTGTACTTGTTATAGGTTATGACCCTACATTTCTGGCCAGTGTTTCTGAATTTCTTCGCCTCTTGAACCATCAAGGTACGTACATAACATAGAGCACAAGCCTGCTTTTTATTTCTCGATCTGTTTCCTTTGTAACCAAAGACCATgttaaaattttcaattatCGATCCCTTATATCCTCTTCTTTCGCATATTGAGGTCCTAATTAATTCCTCAGTCATATCGTTAAACATAAGACAGACTTTGTAGGTATTGCATGACAATCAAATGCCGATGTATAActtattaattttttctttattaatgcAGGTATATACCAATttggtacttttttttttcttctaacaaTAATGTCACACATATACTTCAATTATAcatatttttgacatttttgacATAATAATTTTGTCTTGTTTTATTACAGTTTGGACATATACGAACCCATTCATTGCTTTCTCTGCTCTTCGGGTTAGGAGAAACTTTTATGACCTCATTATGACAGACCTTTATCTACCTGATATGGATGGATTTGAAGTCCAGAAAAGGGTTCGAGAAGAATTTAAGCTGCCCTTAATTAGtgagtcaattttttttttttttgatgaattttttttttttaagttatatatacacacacacaattatatatattctgtgtgtgtgtgttacaTGTTTGTGAGTATGATATACGTAATACATTGTCTGTCTTTTATGTATATTTTCGAGCTTCAAATACTCATTACGTATATTACATCTTTCACTACCATTATTGGGTTCTTTACCAAAGGTAATGATAAACTGGGTTTTTATTTGGTAATTAGGTTTTTACATAATGGGGATAGTGCTTTCCCTTCAGGTTATTTTATCTAAACTTTTCGACACAAACTTCTCTAACGTTAACTTCTTGTAGTTCTCTTTCTTTCAACCTGTAATAATATTAAGacttttcagaaattaaataatactagcatttttccacacatgctctgcatgtgcaagctattaatttttttttttttcagaaaaaagaagaagaaaaaagttggTTATTGTAGAGAAAAAAAagtgggagagagaaaagtgggttgtggataatttttttcaaattttttaaagaaaaatacattttgtaaatgtcttaattatccttgtgatttaattaattctcaaagtttattaatattcTAGGGttaattctgtcaaaattttaaattttggctaacaaaccctcttctcttaataatagtatagataaggaCACATAGATAAACAAGTAATAGAAGAAAAATCATAACTACTCATGagcaatgttctaaaaatcgctagccgctagtcgggcggtaacCAAGGGCCTAGCATCCATAGGCTTGGATGGGTGctgcctaatttttttttaatttttgttatcTTATTTTTATAGCATATAAATACTCAAAATAGGGAGAAAATATTAAGCATACAAACGTCATTGTGTTCTTAGAAAGAGATAATTGGAGATGAGATAGAGAAagagataaaatagaaaatcttaaaaaataaaaaaataaaaggcaaaaaataaaaactttttaTAAGCCCAGGACGCCTAGGCGTCCGCACAAAATTCAACCCAATTATTGTACCGATTTGAGGTTATTTGGGGTGGACTATCACTGCCTAGCGCTTAGGCGGCTGCCCAAGCCAAGTTTTAGAGACTGCTCATAAGTGAAAACtgttgtgagagagagagagagagagtaattaCTTGGATACTTCTTAATGATGTCATAAGTTTAGCGGTGTTTTttaactaataaaaactcaTTTCATGTGATAAAATCGAATTAGATTGGTTCGAAAATGTTATTTATGAGAGTATGTaatgtaatttttcttttattcaaaaaCACAATTATTCTAACTAGTATGCTACATGTATAGCCAACTACCATTTAGTTTAGTTGACAAGGCGCGCATTTCTCTCCAACAAATGTAAAGATCAAATTAGATTGGTTCACAAATGTCATCTTTAACTATATCTCATGTAATTTCTTCGAAATGTTGATAGAAGTCTGGAGTTCAAATCATCTCCCTCCTCTCCTTTCCTCTCctgtcattaaaaaaaattgctaCATTGTGTGTTATCACCTCTCTAATCCGATTCATGCATGTTTGAACATGCAGTGGTTTCGGCCGACGATAGAGAGCATGTCATATTAAAGGCTCTCAAGCTTGGTGCTGCACATTATATAGTCAAACCAGTTTGCTTTGATGATGTGAAAAACCTATggaaatttgttgtcaatgccGATAGATCACCAaaagaaatttcttttgttGAGGAAATCGAAAGTGGTGGCGAACAATCAAGTGAGACAAGTACATCTGACGAGGATACAAATGGTGATCATGAGAAAAAGAATTCCAAGAGAAGAAAATCAACAAAGGAAGGCAATGCTCCAAAAAAGGCAAAGTTGATATGGACGCAAGAGCTCCAGGCTCGGTTTCTGGAATCCGTTCATTTTATAGGCCTAGAAAGTAAGTATAAGACTGGTCATATACTGATTGATTTCTTGCTACTTAATAACTTACTTTTCTGTTTTGATTCACCTGTTCTTACGAATTAATTAATTTCGAAGAGCACtttgttcttttgttcatttcCGAATTGATCAGGGGCTGTTCCGAAAACAATTCTTGAGGTCATGAACGTTGAAGGCCTGACTAGAGAAAACGTGGCGAGCCATTTGCAGGTTTGTAGAAATCCTAGTGTCCTTGGATAATTTGTGTTCATATTATGGTCAGGCTTTCGAAATGACTTATACATCCTGATTAAGAGATATAACATAAGACATAATTaatgatttttcttttgattattttgttttttcagAAGTATAGACAATTTTTAAGGAGAGTCGCAGTAAAGATTTCAGTAAGTAAATCGGATATTGGTAACAAGTCCCAGATGTCAAGCTCTACATTCGGGCAAAGTCAAACTTCGATATTCCAGCAGCAGCCCATTTGTGGACAGAATCTCTCCATATTAAATCTTAATGCTTCAAGCCTTGGACGTCCCCTTTTTCATGCCAATCACCACGAAGCATCAACCACTTCCGTGCCTCCATTCGGAAACACATCACACTTATATCAACCGAATTCTCTATCACATTTTCAGATGCCGCAACCTGCTTTCATGGGGTACCCAGGGTCTTTCCAACCAGCCAATTACTCATCAGTTAATGGGAGTGGATTTCAGACAAATAATGTTCAAAGCAATTGGTCAAGTGCTAATGGACTCCAAGCTCAAACAAGTCCACTGACCAACCACCTATATGGCAATTACAATAACTATGGCATGAGTACAGGGTTTCAGTTTGGTTCATGTCCATTCATGGGATTTCTGAATGATTCTAATAGTCTCATCACCAACAACTACTATGGTAGACTCCCAATGAGTGGTGCTGCTTCTGTAGGGCTAGCTGGATTTAACTCgaatcaaaaccctaatttgatgGTGGCGAACCACGGCTGGGCTTCATCAACTAGTGGACTCGATACTAATTTTTTTGGATCGTTTCTGAATGATATTGATCAAAGTGAGCTTCATCAAGAAATGAACAATACTTCACCAACGGGTAATTTGATGTTCGGTAACAATAATTTTTCAGGCGTGGAGGATGCTTCATCAGTTGGTTTTGGTGGTATTACAACTGTGGAAGCTGCGGCTTCTAGCTCTAATGTTGTAGACGTATCACCAAATCAGAATCAAACCGGCGAGTACTTTGATGAACTTCATGATATCTTATTCAACGATACCAATTTGGAATCTGTCAACCAggtatatatcatatatgtatgTACGTACATGCTTAATAGCTTCATAGTGCTGAGAACTTTAATATATACTCTCATTTTGACTTGATACTTCTTTGTTTTAtaggaagaaggaaaagaagtggTCAATTTTTATGAGACTAATGCAAATGCGGTTCAAGAAAATGCTTCCTTGCTCAAAGAATCCAACGGCCAGGCATGTATCTATCACTGAATGACATATTAGTTGATGCATGTTATGATTATTATTAAATAAGACGCCAAATGTGATGTTGCATGTAGCAGAATTTTAATAGAGAACTCAACGAAGAACTCGAGTTTGACTGGTTGGATCTATTGGATGCCACAGCAATTCTAGATAATGTCTCCTTAGATGAGGTATGTTCATGTATCCATATTCAGTTTAATTAATAAAATCTAGAAGTATATGTGTCTTGTGTCTTTAGTACTGAGGTATATTCATGTGGTATTCCAGTTTAATTAAATCTCATATGATTACTTGGCATTCGGTTTTGCTTCTTAATTGCTGACAGGAATGCAAGAAGTTTATGGACTCAATCCTCAACCACTGAAGATTAAATATTTGTGATCGAGAATGATAATCCTGCCCAATTCCAGCGAAATTAATGTGATCCAATTAAAGCTTGGACGGAGTCAGTTATATCGAACTCGTGGAATGAACAACTGGAGCTACTTTAAACGTACTCTTCCATTGATCCTAAATATAGTTTAATCTGAATGTCGTTGAACTGCTTGTTCGCTTTCTAGGCTCTAGCTATAGTAAGACCAAGAAAGAGATGACAGTAAGAAATTACCGCCAAGACTAAGCTTGTAAGCTACCTGTATGAATATGCAGCCAAATCTTCTTAAACTGTATAAGAAGTTTTGTTCTCTAATGAACTAAATAAGCTAATTAATAGGATATATGGCCCTGTGTGTTAATGGTGCATGATAATTAAATTATTATAGAATTTAAGCTCTTTTCCTGCACGCTAAATTTATCAATGAgtgctatttcaaaaaaaatttatcaaTGAGTGATTAATTTGTACAGTTCTTTTATGGCATTTAAACAGAATTGAAGTGTTGAATATTTCTGTATATTACTCAAAACaagattacaaggcatatatatACAACTACTGTCATTTTGATATCCTCGCATCTAGGGGCTATTCTAGGTAAGCAAATAAAGATAATAACTACAGAAGATTACAAAAGATCACCTAAACAATACAAGATAATTACAGGATCAGTTGGGATCCTTCCcttcaatactccccctcaagttagGAGTGTAGATATTGATCACTCCTAACTTGCGCAGCAACACAGTAAACTGATTCGAACTGAGGGTCTTGGTGAAGATATCTGCTGGTTGCTCCTTCGTCTTGACATGCATTGTTCGAACCAATCCCCTTTGCAGCTTCTCTCGTACAACATGGCAATCGATCTCAATGTGTTTGGTCCTTTCATGAAACACAGGATTAGATGCTATGTGTATGGCTGCCTTGTCGTCACAAAACAACTTGACCGGTTGCACCTGTTTAACATTCAGATCATTCAAGAGGTATAACAACCAAGTAATCTCACAACAAGTGGTGGCCATAGACCGATACTCGGCTTCCGCACTCGAACGCGAAACCGTTGTTTGCTTCTTAGTCTTCCATGAAATGGGAGCATCTCCAAGAAAGATGCAATAGCCTGTTGTCGACCTCCTTGTGTCCTTGCAATGCGCCCAATCCGCATCGCAATATGCCTTTAATTCCAATGGTCCTGTAGAGGGTAGGAAAATCCCCTGACCCGGGGTTTGCTTGAGATATCGCAGCACTTTGTATGCTGCGTCCAAATGAGGCTGTCTTGGTTGGTCCATGAACTGACTGAGAATATGGACTGCGTACACAAGGTCTGGCCGTGTGATGGTTAGATAAATGAGGCGTCCAACAAGCCTCCTGTACTGAGATGCATCTTCTATCAACTTCCCTTCTGCCTTCGTGAGAACGGTATTCTGATCAACTGGAAACTTTGAGGATTTCGAGCCAAGAAAACCTGTGTCTTCAAGTATCTCCAGTGCATATTTTCTTTGACTCAACACAATGCCTTGTTTAGACCTTGCTACTTCCAATCCGAGGAAGTACTTCAGTTGCCCCATATCTTTTAACTTAAAACGACTTGATAAAAAATTCTTGGTTTTGGTGATGTCATCTAGACTATTGCCTGCTAGAATCACATCATCTACATAAACCAACAAAGCTGTAAA
Protein-coding regions in this window:
- the LOC133716474 gene encoding two-component response regulator ARR2-like yields the protein MVLQGQSDPVKLRVLVIGYDPTFLASVSEFLRLLNHQGIYQFVWTYTNPFIAFSALRVRRNFYDLIMTDLYLPDMDGFEVQKRVREEFKLPLIMVSADDREHVILKALKLGAAHYIVKPVCFDDVKNLWKFVVNADRSPKEISFVEEIESGGEQSSETSTSDEDTNGDHEKKNSKRRKSTKEGNAPKKAKLIWTQELQARFLESVHFIGLERAVPKTILEVMNVEGLTRENVASHLQKYRQFLRRVAVKISVSKSDIGNKSQMSSSTFGQSQTSIFQQQPICGQNLSILNLNASSLGRPLFHANHHEASTTSVPPFGNTSHLYQPNSLSHFQMPQPAFMGYPGSFQPANYSSVNGSGFQTNNVQSNWSSANGLQAQTSPLTNHLYGNYNNYGMSTGFQFGSCPFMGFLNDSNSLITNNYYGRLPMSGAASVGLAGFNSNQNPNLMVANHGWASSTSGLDTNFFGSFLNDIDQSELHQEMNNTSPTGNLMFGNNNFSGVEDASSVGFGGITTVEAAASSSNVVDVSPNQNQTGEYFDELHDILFNDTNLESVNQEEGKEVVNFYETNANAVQENASLLKESNGQQNFNRELNEELEFDWLDLLDATAILDNVSLDEECKKFMDSILNH